CTTCATGTCGGGGCCATAAGAAATCATTTTCAATCATTTCTTCTATTTGTATGAATAAACCATCCCATCAAACCTCCTCATGGAGACATTTTTTCTTGGCGTAAATGCTAAAGAGTACTTTAGTTTTCTCGACTGTTTGTTATCTTGTGTAATGATTCGTTTGGGACTGGAAGATACAACGAAATTCATTCCGGTGAGACGTGAGGTTGTGGAATGCTCAACATTATAATATACGGTGATTATTTTCAAGTCTGAAAATTTTGAAGGGTGCAGTTTTTTCTCCTTGAGATTATTTGCTAGTGGTTTCTTTGATAAATTTGAACTCTCTATCAAACTTACAAAGTTTGtggttctatttttattttgctttccTCGAGTTTTGCTATTTCCAAAAGGACCGTATATTGTTTGTTAGATGTTGTCGTAGTCCATATAAccgtttaaattattaatgaagaatgctttatataaaaaaagcacataaaaaaaagaaatttttgtGCATTCTCTCAGTGgatgtaaaaaaataaagaagagggTGGAGTGGACAAAATATCGGAGCTGAGATAAACCGACACCCAAACAGTGGAAATGAACCGATAAGTCTTAGTTTCCAAACACACCTTTTCTCCCATCACATTTCAAAATCTCTGGGAATGGCTTCGTCATCTTCTATTGCTCTTCGGTTACTTCAGCTTCGATCTCGTAATCCGTCAAGGCTACTCTCCACAGAAGCATCTTGTTCGAATCCATCTTCCTCTGGCCAGCAGCAGCAGTCCGATTTTCCACGGCAGAATCAGCTTCCTGAGAGGAAAGGTGTGCGGTTTCTTAGTAACGTAATCATATGGGCACTCACTGGTGCCACCGCTGCTGTTGGTTACACTAGCTTTGGTATCCCTCCCAACAGAATCTTGTCTACACTCTCGTTCTTGATTTGAATGAGACCCTCCTTTACACTGACTGGAAGGTAGGTAAcaccaccccccccccccccatatTCTTCAATTTGCCTACTCATTACCACCCCCCATTGCATCGTTTATGTTGTCAATATTTTGCTTAAGAGTGTCCAGTCCTCGTACTCGTCTTTAACCTTTTCTGCCTTTTTATTtacttcaacaaaaaaaaaaagcgagaGAGAGGGTGGAGAACGTTCAAAAGACCAGGTGTTGATGCATTCTTGGAGCACCTTTCCAAATTCTATGAGATTCTCGTCTATTCTGATCAGATGGACATGGTATTCTCCTCTCTATTCCCCctattcttctttttctttctttttgcatGTGTAATATATTGCGGCAGTTAACACTTGTTTCTTTGCTTCTAGTACGTAGGACCCGTCTGCGAGAAGTTAGACCCAAATGGCTACATTCGTTATAAGCTAGCAAGAGGCGCTACCAAATATGACAATGGAAAGCACTATACGGTACCTTATCATACTCTGTCACCTTCCAAAGTAGCTCTTTCTCTACTAACTATTTTAAAACCCCCTCTCTTCTGTAGGATCTGTCAAAACTGAACAGAGACCCCAAGAGGATTCTGTATGAAAGCAGGAATGCTTTTAATACAAGCCTTCAGCCAGAGAATTGCGTGCCAATCAAGCCTTACAAACTCGAGTCCGATGACACGGCCCTTGTCGACCTAATACCCTTTCTTGAATGTAATTATTCTTCAAGTCCAGTCTCGTGAAGTGCCTTTATCAATGTTGGTTGGTTGGTTAATCCTATTTGTTTGTGTCCACAGATGTTGCACGTAACGGTCCAGCTGATATCAGACCGGTTCTAGCCTCCTACCGAGAGGAAAGATGTTGCGAAAGAGTTCTTTGAGAGGTCCGTAGAGTATCAAAACTGAGTCGAAGatgacttttttttctttgcctATTCTATTAATGCAAAACCTGGTGCTAGTTGTCCACTAAGCAGCCCCTACTTGTGAATATGCAGGCGAATGCAAGAACAACGAGGACAAAGACAAGGCCGATTATGGAGGCGTTAAAAGGATCATTATTATGTATTAGTGAGAGACGATTATATCTTCATTTATGCACACCATGAACGAGAACAGTAGCTACTCTTCGAAAGTTGGAATCCAGTCTTTCTCATCGAAAAGAGTTTATGCTCTTACCTAATTTTTGCTCATGTGACCTTTTGTCTCGGCTTTACAGAGTAGACTTTTCCAACAGAAccaaaaatgaatataaaaaggttcctttttatttgattaacaAATATTAGATTGTTCTAACCtgctttgttttatttgatttgttgCATTTTTCCTGATCTCAAAGTCCCAAAATTCCAACTAGATAATATAACTAATTGatagtctttttcttttgtcgaacgataatttatttatttaacccaTCGTTATACATACATGTAGGTTAAACCAACCAATATCTTGACACATGATACGATGTGTCAAAGGATAAATTAGTGGCAATTGACCAATGGCTAAGATTATTACATTTCCCAGTTCGTTCAAATGGATTAAGTATACAATTTGGATAAATTTCACCTGAAATTTGTCACCTTAAAACcagaaaatttgattttaagaaTTTGTCACGGGTCAATAGTGTGATATTTtgttaaaactaataaaatgtcTTCAAACAATATAGTAGTACTTAAAAGATTccaagttaaataaaaattaatcagATAGTACTAATTAAAAGAGTGAGAAGTATATGATTAGATTCAGGAGGTAGCCTTGAATTTATGGAGTAATGAAAAGTCAAAGGACGATGGCTTCACGTAAAGTTAAGACAAACATAGACATACGTAACTACAAACGTCACCTTTCTTTTCCTTTTGGAGCCTCCTTTTCCTGCTTTAGCTTTACAAacaatttcttaattttttgttttctcgtTAATTGGCAAATTCTAATCATACTATAATTTTTGGTGAGACAATCATACTATTAGCGCtactacattttttttctttgaactaGTAATTCAAGtagattagatatataaaatactatagaaataaacaatttAGGAggttaaaagaaaacattttttcttgACGTGTGTTGCTTGTCATATCaagtaggcctgggcattcgggtcgtcgggtcgggttcggaccgggtcctttcgggtccgggtctttcgggtctaggagtttaggacccgatagggtaatttcaaattttcggttcCGGATCAGTTCGGGTCGtaccgggtccgggtcgggtcgggtcttatatagttggacccattcgggtaactagaatttatcggttcggttctgggtcgggttcgggtcgggttcggttcgggttcaacctaaaaaatacctaaaaatacaaaaaaaatctgaaaatattaatatatccgaaaatatttgacattttatttaaaatttatgtttttattatattaaaatgtgtatatatactaaactatgcgAGATAAAACAATAGTTGGTTATCTCCTAGTGGCTGACCCCTTTGCTATGTAGACAAATAACCTGTCTTCGACTCCccattgattcattttatttaatttatattattaattcgggtacccgccgggtttcgggttcgggtcgggtcgggtccaagacccgcgggtcctctacaacaagacccgatagggtaatttgatcgggtcggttcctacccggaccggattttttcgggtcggtttcgggtcgggtcttcgggtccgggtaaaatgcccaggcctaataTCAAGTTAACAACCTCTTACAATTTAACACAAAAACATTTTAAGAATACAAAACATAcagtaaaacaatttttttttttttttttttggaatagtCAGAAGTCATGGCCATCTCCTATATAAAGCTTAgtccatcttcttctccacacAAACCAAttcacttcctcttcttcttccaaacccaaatattttaaaaatgacaCCCTGCATCCACACCTCCAATACCCATCTTTCTCAAGACGATACTTCTCGGTTCCGTTACATGAACCTCTTCCCTGATCGGATTTCACGAACACCCATCACgaaaacctcaaactcaagcTCTCTGGACGGTGATGGTGATGAAGTCTGGATTAAGATGATGGAAGAAGCTAAATCAAACGTCGAGCAAGAACCCATATTGTCAAGCTACTATTACTCTTCCATTACATCCCATCGGTCGTTAGACTCCGCTTTGGCGAACATTCTCTCCGTAAAGCTAAGCACTTTAACCTTACCGAGCAACACCCTCTTCGAGCTGTTCATCAGCGTCTTACAAGAAAGCCCAGAGATCACTGAATCGTTGAAGAAAGACCTAATAGCAGCAAAGGAAAGAGACCCGGCTTGCTTGAGCTACGTCCACTGCTTCCTAAGCTTCAAAGGCTTCCTCGCCTGCCAAGCTCATCGCATCGCTCACAAGCTCTGGACGCAAGACAGAAAGATCCTCTCTTTACTCATCCAGAACAGAGTATCCGAAGCTTTCGCTGTCGATATCCATCCGGGAGCGAAGATCGGAGATGGGATTCTGTTAGACCACGCGACGGGGGTGGTGATCGGCGAGACGGCGGTGGTCGGAGACAACGTTTCGATTCTACACGGGGTGACGCTGGGAGGGACGGGGAAACAGGGCGGCGATAGGCATCCGAAGATAGGGGATGGAGTGTTGATCGGAGCAGGGACTTGTATACTGGGGAGTATTAGGATAGGAGAGGGAGCTAAggttggatcgggttcggtggTGCTTAAGGATGTGCCGCCGCGTACGACGGCGGTTGGGAATCCGGCGAGGTTGATAGGTGGGAAGGAGAATCCGAAAATGGGAGATAAGATTCCTCCAGGTTTGACCATGGACCAGACATCGTATTTGACCAACTGGTCTGATTATGTTATCTAAACAAACAGTTTaacacacaacaacaaaaaaagtgTAATATTACTGTTTGTCCTTTGCGCTGCGTTTTCTTGTAACCAAAATCAAAGGCTAAGGTAAATCTCATTTGAGAATAGTtttcattagtttcttttaagtCTTTAACCACTTTGCTGACAATGAAAGTATGAAGACAGAATAATGATCTTGGGGAAGtggcatttttttttttgaacaccctTACACTGACATCTAAATTCCATTATATCAAAGACAATTGTAGAACTTTGTCTGATTCACATATAAACTATTACATCCATATGAATGCATATCTTCCAGCTAAAGGGTACAACACACTTTGTAAGACAAAAAAACCTATCAGAATTCATGTGGTTTTGAGTCATTTTAATGTAACCCCCAATCCCAATGACAAGGGGGTTGGGTTCTTACTTTTAAATACTGGAGTTGTGGGTGGTCTGCTGCTTGAGAGGAGTAGCACGTTTGTTGAGCTTGGTCAAGAGGTAAGCCAATGCTACTTTAGCACCCAAGGCCGAGTGACCACGTGACAAACAGATAGCAGCACCACCCACAAGGACCAGACCTTTTGCTATCAGTTTCTTTGACGGCTTTCtcaatatcttcttcttcttctgtataGCTACTTGAGTCGATATTCTTTCACCACCGTTAGTTCCCATGGAGGCTGTGACATCCACTGTCTGGCTTTCCAACTCTGATGGAACCTGTATGAACAAAAACGATAGATGTcagaaaagaagagaagccaAGACCCAAAACCGGTTGCTTCTTTGCATATTCAAACATCTCACACCTCTGCGATTAAGGTGAGGGCAGATAAAACGGACCCTTGGGGTCTGTGAGTGATTGCAACGTAATTACGAAACGCGTTGTCCATCTTAGAAACGTAACTCCAAATGCCTTTAGAGAAAGCGAGCTTGGCCATCTCAACATTTAACCCTGCATTTTCCTGGTGGAACATTTTGATCTCACAAGCATTTCTTCCCGGAActgctaaaaaaaaaagagtttaaagGTGGTTAGCAAAAGGCAATGAATATATGATCTATTCgaatgatttaaattgttaaGCTGAATTTATGATCTAGTCACCTCTGCTGATCCGCCAACCAGATCTAAAGTGACTGACACGGACATACTTTTTCTGTCGCGGTACCAAATCATGATCACATTCCTAGTAAATATAACCAAGAAAACAAAGTTAAGTGTCAAGCTCCGTATCAGAGAGAAgtttttaataagttgaatTAACCTTAGTGAAACAGAAGAAGTTGTCCTTGTTTCCCTGCCACAACTTCCAGGCAAGGACGTACTCCCTTGATGTCAACAAGGGGAACTTTTTGATAGTGCGACCAAACTCAATTCCGGTATTGCTATCAACTTGAAGTTGGTGATGAGCAACGACAGTCTTATCCCATTGCTTCCTAAAATCGTTGTCCATGTAAAAGTCCTTCAACATCTCAGGGGAGCAATCCTCAAATACAGTAACACTTAGGTACTTCATTGGACCACCATCCTAACAAGAACAACATAAAAGAAAGAACCAATGGAGGGGAGAGTTATacttaagcaaaaaaaaaaaaaaaaaaagatataagaagctttgTAGAGTTACGTTAGGGTTGCAGCGTTTAGCGGAGTAAGAAAGGCGATGGTTGGATTTGTGGATAACATGTTCCCACGCCTCTTTGCTTCCCTCCAAGTTTTGGATCAGCCATTTCAAATCTTCATCACAAACAACTCTTCTAAGTGTCCTGCAATAATACCATATAGAGAGAATCTCAcgtattatcaaaaaaaaaaggagagactGTGAATGAAATCATAGAGACAGATgcacaaagaaagaaaaaaaaagaagtaaaaagaTTCTTCTACTAATCAAATACGATAATAGTAAAAAGTTGATTCCTTTGGGTTAATAATAGCTCAACGAAATGGAAAACCAATCGAATCGACATAGAGCCCAAACACTAGAAAATAGCGTAGCTTACTTGAGCAAAAACGTTTAGCAGCAAAgaaagtttctttcttctttattttttccaTTGAAAACTAATTTCGGAAGTGCGACTCTAACACACAGATAACATGagggaaacaaaaaaaaaaaaaaaaacttggggATGATACCTTGATGATTGGATTTGGGGATGGGAAACAGAGTCGGCAATGgaaggagagggagagggagaaggagaagaaaagaagcGAAACTTGAACAAGATACGAAAGAGATATATTAAGAGAATCGATGTAGCGGTGGCCCAGGCTCCTCCCTCATACACAGTTACATCTCCCCAGAAAAATAccctattattattattattattattcatcgTCGAATCCGCCGACGAGATCTTGTAAAGCTAAATCGATTATTGAACCGTACGAGTTTCAATTTTGAGTCTATTGGCGTCCGACCAACTGACTCTCTCAAGTCATGTCTTGTCCCTTGTTCCAGTTGCGGGACGACCAAGCCAACCGCTTCctccactctctctctctctgcccttttcttcttctttttttctcctCTCGCCCTAAGATTTTACTTTCTCTTCTATTTCCAccctttcttttttctttaacaatttCACCCTTTCTCTGACCCTTACCATCTAAGGGGCCTCtcaatttctttcttttcaaccAATGCTTACTGCTATTTATACCCCCCTACAATAACACCATCACTACTATTATATATTGACAGCTCAGACTCTCTCTTGATttataaccacaaactcatcatatatatgatcttaatttatgaaaataaggCATCACCAACAAAAATGGatgttttttcatttaattcaattctctttttagaaattaaatatgTGGAAGAAATGCCAGTGTCATAAGATTCTTGTCTAATGGATAAGGCCCGTATGGCAACAGCTGATTCTATATGGATTCCTTCACTATCACAGTCATAAATACAGTCACCCATACATATCTAAGTCTAATATGTGGAGAAAAACATAAGAAcccaaaatcaaataaatgaaatattaaagGGAGGCAATGCTTTCATTGGTTGGTTGGAAATCTTTgatataatttgtatttaatgaaacttaaaaataagACTACTGTGCAAGAAACAACATGAGAGCAGTGTCTttcattcttcttttttcaacCCAACCCAAAAGAAATATGACTCTAATTCAGGCCTTATTCTTTGGGTCTAACTACTGATTTTGATCAGGCCCACTGCAATTCAAAACATATGTGTGCAATTGAACACTGAATCAATAGATGAACAAATATGTGATGTGAGCTGGTCAGATTCAAGTATTATTGGCCAAAAAACCGTAATAATTTGACgtaaaaatatgtattaaattGTTCCCAAGTTAGAgattataatttgtattaaataggtgttcaaaaaaaaaaaattgtatttaaatagAACTTTAAAATAAGACTACTGAGCAGTGTCTTTCATTCTTCTTTTATCAACCCAAcccaacggattgttctcaattggtgaagatggtttcggaaccagaagaatggccggCTTTTGTAAGCTATCTAGAAAACATCAGGAGTCTAAAAAGGAGTTTTCATAGCTCAGAGACTATTCATATACCAAGGACGCAAAACATTATGGCGGATCCCTTAGCACGTGGTGTGAGGCAACAATCGTCGTTTATTGTCCATATGGATACCGAGCAGCCAGTTTGGattacagagtctatatgagtctgtaatgttgtcgaccaaaaaaaaaatcaacccaACCCAAAAGAAATATGACTCTAATTCAGGCCTTATTCTTTGGCCCTAATTACTAATTTTGATCAGGCCCACTACAATTGAACACTAATAGATAAACAAATATGTGATGTGCTATTATGACTGAGCTGGTCAGCTTTCATGGGGACAAAAAGATTCAAGTATTATTGGCCAAAAAACCGGAATTAATTTGacgtaaaaatatttattaaactgtTCCAAAGTTAGAGATTATAATATGCCAGGGATTGAGACATCACACCACTTGGTTCCCTTTATATGATTTAACCTTTACCAAAGGTATTGGTCAATAATACTATAATGCAAGTGGATAACTAAGAGAATGTAGAGTGAATTCATTTAAATAAGAACATACGAGCATATGTTGTTCTcattcttatcttttttttttgtccgtTAAATTCATTACCAAAATATTATGAGGGAAAGCACggataaaatactttttttttctttttgaggaTAAAATACTTAAAGTAGGTAAAGAAACACTTACCCCAGATGATAGAGGAACCAAGTACAAAAGAATAATAATGAGAACTTTAGCCGCTAGATCTAGTGTCAACAACTAACAGGCGCATAAGAGAAATACAATGGCAATGTATGACAAGTCCGTGACATTTCTATGTAATGTAATGAATTACGATGACACacacaattaaaatgaaaaatcttttaaatattaattcgaATTGTTCTTTATAAAGTTGACCATTTGCAAAATTTTGTGTGGGTGTGTTTTGTTTACGGCCCATCTAATTTCATTagcaattttttaaagttttaatggTTACTAGTAATTTaccatttaaaaatacaaccttTACTTAAATCTCTTAAAGCATAACAAAAGACTGACGCAGTAGATATCATGGACACtaatatagaatatttttttaaaaatgtgtagtCTCGTTTGCAATTATAACTTATCCAAGACGGATTTTGCTGGGGTTCATCAaagcatctttttttttgtttccaactCCCCAAGTTGCATATGATTGATCTTAAGAAAATACTTTAATAGTccctattaattaatttaaacatcACTACTACTTGTCTCTTAAGTGTTCGGGAGCGAGTGTGTTTGACTGGACTGCGAGAGACATTCAGTTGGTACGTCGAGTACACGCTCCAACAAGTAGAGACAGGAGACACAAACACAAGTAGTCGTATCGTAGTAGTGAAAAACTTATAAATCAATCTCTTCCTAATCTCTCAGGTCGTTCGTGTTACATCCGTATTTTGCAAAATATGAACAGCCATAGCCTCTTCTTGTCCATTAACGATGGAGGAAACACAACTTGttgttcctcctcctctctagCTTCCCTCCATTCTGAAACCACAAGAAGCTTTCCGTTCAGACCATCGCATTTCTCAAATGGATCATCATTCTCGAGGTCTTCTGCCTTCTGCAACTTATCCTCATCTTCAAGCTCTGACACTAAGAAACATCTCGGGTCCACTCTTCCCTTCCTTCCAAATCCTTCTCCAGCTGCTGCGAGTTTCACTTTCACTGAGGAGGATCTTCTGAGCTTCTCATTCGAAGAAGTAGTAGACACCTCTTTTCTTGCTTTGTCCGGAGATGGAGGTTTTCAAGATGTTGTTGACAACTTTTCCTTATCGGAGGAGCAAATGGAATTGCAGTTCCTATCTGATGAGCTTCAGTTAGCTATCACAGACCGTGGCGAGACCCCCAGGCTTGATGTAACTTTACAAGGCTTAATAATGTTATTTCTAATTGGGactgtgattttttaaaaaaaaaggtgtaTTTGTCTCCTTAGCTTcccttttgttttttggtttttgatttgatttcaGGAGATATACCAAGTGACTGGATTGAGTCCTGGTCAGAACGGTCTTCCTACAGCAATGCCTGTTTTATCACAACAGCCATCTCCAGGAGAATCAGCAGCAGTTAACCAAAAACCAAGAATGAGATGGAGTCCTGAGCTCCATGACTGTTTCTTAGAGGCCGTGAAGAAGCTTGATGGCCCTGAGAGTATGTTAAAAGCATCTTTCtcttattataattatattatatgtctCTCTGTTCTTTCACcagattattttgttttaacaaaGCATAATACTGTAATAATAATATGGGCAGAGGCAACCCCAAAGGCTgtaatgaagatgatgaatgttGAAGGTTTGACAATCTACCAAGTGAAAAGCCACTTGCAGGTACCACCAATTCAATCAGAGTTGTATCTGACTACTAGTACTACACAACCACATAATTAGTTGAAttgtcttgtcttttttttctttgatgcAGAAATATAGATTAGCCAAAAACATGCCAGAGAGAAAGGAAGGTAAAAGCTACCAAGTTTACTTCTTGCATGGTCATCTTAAGAcacttt
The Raphanus sativus cultivar WK10039 chromosome 1, ASM80110v3, whole genome shotgun sequence DNA segment above includes these coding regions:
- the LOC108805414 gene encoding serine acetyltransferase 1, chloroplastic, with translation MTPCIHTSNTHLSQDDTSRFRYMNLFPDRISRTPITKTSNSSSLDGDGDEVWIKMMEEAKSNVEQEPILSSYYYSSITSHRSLDSALANILSVKLSTLTLPSNTLFELFISVLQESPEITESLKKDLIAAKERDPACLSYVHCFLSFKGFLACQAHRIAHKLWTQDRKILSLLIQNRVSEAFAVDIHPGAKIGDGILLDHATGVVIGETAVVGDNVSILHGVTLGGTGKQGGDRHPKIGDGVLIGAGTCILGSIRIGEGAKVGSGSVVLKDVPPRTTAVGNPARLIGGKENPKMGDKIPPGLTMDQTSYLTNWSDYVI
- the LOC108805400 gene encoding uncharacterized protein LOC108805400 isoform X1, giving the protein MNNNNNNNRVFFWGDVTVYEGGAWATATSILLIYLFRILFKFRFFSSPSPSPSPSIADSVSHPQIQSSRTLRRVVCDEDLKWLIQNLEGSKEAWEHVIHKSNHRLSYSAKRCNPNDGGPMKYLSVTVFEDCSPEMLKDFYMDNDFRKQWDKTVVAHHQLQVDSNTGIEFGRTIKKFPLLTSREYVLAWKLWQGNKDNFFCFTKECDHDLVPRQKKYVRVSHFRSGWRISRAVPGRNACEIKMFHQENAGLNVEMAKLAFSKGIWSYVSKMDNAFRNYVAITHRPQGSVLSALTLIAEVPSELESQTVDVTASMGTNGGERISTQVAIQKKKKILRKPSKKLIAKGLVLVGGAAICLSRGHSALGAKVALAYLLTKLNKRATPLKQQTTHNSSI
- the LOC108805400 gene encoding uncharacterized protein LOC108805400 isoform X2 is translated as MNNNNNNNRVFFWGDVTVYEGGAWATATSILLIYLFRILFKFRFFSSPSPSPSPSIADSVSHPQIQSSRTLRRVVCDEDLKWLIQNLEGSKEAWEHVIHKSNHRLSYSAKRCNPNDGGPMKYLSVTVFEDCSPEMLKDFYMDNDFRKQWDKTVVAHHQLQVDSNTGIEFGRTIKKFPLLTSREYVLAWKLWQGNKDNFFCFTKECDHDLVPRQKKYVRVSHFRSGWRISRVPGRNACEIKMFHQENAGLNVEMAKLAFSKGIWSYVSKMDNAFRNYVAITHRPQGSVLSALTLIAEVPSELESQTVDVTASMGTNGGERISTQVAIQKKKKILRKPSKKLIAKGLVLVGGAAICLSRGHSALGAKVALAYLLTKLNKRATPLKQQTTHNSSI
- the LOC108855857 gene encoding myb family transcription factor PHL6 — protein: MNSHSLFLSINDGGNTTCCSSSSLASLHSETTRSFPFRPSHFSNGSSFSRSSAFCNLSSSSSSDTKKHLGSTLPFLPNPSPAAASFTFTEEDLLSFSFEEVVDTSFLALSGDGGFQDVVDNFSLSEEQMELQFLSDELQLAITDRGETPRLDEIYQVTGLSPGQNGLPTAMPVLSQQPSPGESAAVNQKPRMRWSPELHDCFLEAVKKLDGPEKATPKAVMKMMNVEGLTIYQVKSHLQKYRLAKNMPERKEEKKSSGSSEDKKPASDTSEANGKKKGAIQLTEALRMQMEVQKQLHQQLEVQRSLQLRIEEHARYLQKILDEQSKAAATSKQDSHLSSSAEVDECETSLKRPRLENSTSH